The Mannheimia pernigra sequence CGCCTACAATCACAGGAATAGTAGCGTTTTCTTTACAGAATTGATGCAAACCTGCCCCACCACGTGGGATCACCATATCAATATAGCGATCTAACTTCAGCAACGCTAATAATAACGAGCGATCTGGATCAGTAACCGCTTGCACCGCTAATTTCGGTAAGCCTGATTTTTCTAACGCCTCTTGTACGACATCAACTAACACTGAGTTGGTAAATTTAGTTTCTTTACCGCCACGTAAAATCACCGCATTACCTGTTTTTAAACAAAGTGATGCCACATCAATAGTAACATTTGGACGCGCTTCATAGATAGTTAAAATCACGCCTAATGGCACACGTTGGCGTTCAATTTTCAAACCGCTATTTAGCACACCACCATCCATTATTTGCCCGACAGGATCAGCAAGTTTTGCCACATTACGTACATCGTTGGCAATGCCCTTTAAACGCTCTTCGTTAAGCAACAAGCGATCAATAATTGCCAATGAAATGCCTTGTGATTGAGCAAATTCAATATCTTTTGCATTCGCATATAAAATTTCCGTGGCACGCTGTTCAAGGCTATCAGCAATCGTCAGTAACGCTTTATTTTTTTGACCGTGGCCAAATTGTGCTAAATCAAAACTGGCTTGCTTAGCTTGTTGAGCAAGTTCTATCATTTGCATAAATTTGTTCTCATTTCATTCACATTTGCATAATCTAACACGTTCTTTTGTATGAAGAAATATGCAAAAGCGAAGAAAATTAGATAAAATGGGCTAATTCCAAACAATTAGGCACCAAAATGACAAATAACTCTCCAAAACAGCTGATTCACATTCTCCCACCACAACTGGCAAACCAAATTGCCGCAGGCGAGGTAGTAGAACGCCCCGCCTCTGTAGTAAAAGAGTTGGTCGAAAACAGCCTTGATGCTGGTGCGAATAATATTCAAATTGACATTGAAAAAGGCGGTTCGCAGCTCATCCGCATTCGGGATAACGGCTGCGGCATCAGCAAACAGGATTTGCCACTTGCTTTAGCTCGCCACGCCACGAGCAAAATCAGCAGCCTGGAAGATTTAGAAGCCATTTTAAGTTTAGGCTTTCGGGGCGAAGCGTTAGCAAGCATCAGCTCAGTGTCACGTTTAACACTGACTTCTCGCACTACAGAACAAAATGAAGCGTGGCAGGCTTACACACAAGGAAGAGAAATGATAGTTGAAATTCAGCCTACCTCTCACCCTATCGGCACAACGATTGAAGTGGCTAACTTATTTTTCAATACGCCAGCACGCCGTAAATTTTTACGCACAGACAAAACTGAGTTCGCTCATATTGATGAAGTGATTCGTCGCATTGCACTTGCCAAACCCAATATCAGCTTTACGCTAAGTCATAATGGCAAAATCGTCCGCCAATATCGCAAAATTATTGATAATTCAGTTGAGCAAAAACAGAAACGGGTGGTCGCGATTTGTGGCGAGAAATTTATTCAAAACGCCAATTATATTGACTGGCAACACGGCGATTTACACTTACACGGCTGGGTTGGCTCACCGATGCTTGCTAGTCCACAAAATGATCTTTGCTACAGCTATGTAAACGGACGAATGATGCGAGATAAAACAATTAATCACGCAATCCGCCAAGCCTATGGTGAGAACATTACGACAGGCAACTACCCTGCTTTTGTTATCTTTTTAGATTTAGACCCCACTATGGTGGATGTGAATGTTCACCCTGCCAAACACGAAGTGCGTTTCCATCAAGGAAGGCTGGTACACGATTTTATTTTGCAAGGTGTCAGCAATAGCCTACAACAAACACATCCGTCACTTGAATTGCGAAACGAGCTCAATGAACCAATGCCTGCTTATGCAAAAGACACAAACCGCCAAGCGGCAGGGCAAAATGTATTTACACAACCCAAAGAGCCAATACAAGCGATCGAATTTTCACAAAAAAATGTAAATCACTCTACTCATAGCTCTTTTACACCTAAATTTGAGCGAAGTAGTAGCAGTCAATCTGCTCAAAAATGGTATAACGAGCTAGTAGGTGGTTCAGATATACGAACGAAAAAAGTAGAAAAAACCGCTGTTAAACTGCCCACTTTTGAGCCGAACATAAAGATAAACCCAGAACCTGCCCCTATTTTGCAAAAAACGGAGCAAATCACACCGCTTGCAAGCCACCACGCCCAAGCCTTGGCAATTGTGAAAAATCAGGCGATATTGATGAAAGAAGGAGAAGATTTCTACTTAATTCCCCTGCACCAATTAGCCAAGCTGAAATTCGCTCACCAACTAGGCACACGGCAAACACAGGCACTACTCATTCCGCTTACGCTCACCTTAAACGACAAACAAACGGAATTGTGGCAACACTATAAAGAAAGCATCGCAGAATTTGGTTTCGCTATTACCGAAAAACATTGGCAAGAACAAACTCGCCTCACGATACTTTCTGTGCCACAAGCCTTGCGTGAACAGAATTTGCAACAGCTACTGCTTTCACTCTTTAACCAACCACAAGCGGTCAAATTAACTGAATTTTTTGCAAAACACTGTGAAATTCCCACCGCTTGCACGCTCAGTGATGCCATTGCGTTACTCTCAGACATTGAGCTTTACCCGAATGGAAAGAAAGAGATTGAAGAAATTAGGAAGGAAGTGGATTTTTCTAAATATTTATAAAGACTAAAGGGCAACTCTCGCCCTTTATCCAAATAAATTAGAATGACTACCTATTCTCAACAATTCTAATTTATCATCAATCTTTCGATAAATCAGCACTAAATCAGGCTGAATATGGCAATCCCGAAAACCTTTCCATTCGCCTGTTAATGCGTGATCGCAATATTTCTCAGGTAATGGCTTATCGTTGATGAGAAAATAGAGTGCTTCAATCAGCGAAGAAGATAATGTATCAACGGTACACTTTTTATAGTCTCGTTTAAAAGCGTTACTATACTCAATCTCTCGCATTAAGTTGCTCCATTAAATCAGCAATGTTTTTAGCTGGATTTAATTTTTCATCTCCATTTCTAACCGCTTTTAATACTTCTGCTGTTTCTACGTTAGGCTGATAGTCAAACTGAAAACGTTTTTCCGTCGCAATTTTTGCTAATGTCATTCGCATAACATCAGAAACCGTCAAACCAATTCCAGCTAAAACTTCGCTTGCCTGCTCTTTAATTTCAGGGCTAATTCTTACGCTAACTAATGCACTATTTGCCATAGAAAACCTCTTTCTTGTAAATCAAATGATATACAATATGATAGCATTTATAAAAATTTGTTCAATGAATAGTTTAATTTTATGACTATGTGGCGGAGCCTAAACTTAGGCTTAAATGTGCTATACTGATTTAAAAGAATTAACTATTCAGCTTAATAATAAAATGACTCAAAAACCCCTCGCCCTTTTTTTAATGGGACCAACTGCCTCAGGCAAAACAGATTTAGCCATCGCTCTCAGACAGGAATTGCCTGTTGAAGTCATTAGTGTCGATTCCGCCTTGATTTACAAAGGAATGGATATTGGTACAGCAAAACCCAATAAGGCAGAATTAGCATTAGCTCCGCACCGCTTGATTGATATTTTAGATCCTGCAGAAAGCTATTCCGCAATGAATTTTCATAGTGATGCATTACATGAAATGGCAGAGATTACCGCACAAGGCAAAATTCCGCTCTTGGTTGGTGGCACAATGCTTTACTACAAAGCCTTATTGGAAGGGCTTTCGCCGTTGCCATCTGCTGATCCCAATATTCGTGCTGAAATTGAAGCAAGCGCGGAACAACACGGCTGGGCGGTTTTGCACCAAGAATTAGTAAAAATCGACCCTGTCGCGGGAGCAAGAATTAACCCCAATGACAGCCAGCGTATTAACCGTGCCCTAGAGGTGTTTTACATCACCGGCAAAACAATGACGGAGCTCACCGCCAAACAAGGCGAGGCGTTACCATATCATATTCTACAGTTTGCGATTGCCCCCAAAGAGAGAGCCGTGTTACATCAACGTATTGAGCAACGTTTTCACAAAATGATTGACTTGGGCTTTGAAGAGGAGGTCAAGCGGTTATTTTTACGTCAAGATTTGCATATTAATCTGCCGTCCATTCGTTGTGTGGGCTATCGCCAAATATGGGAGTATTTGCAAGGCGATATTTCCCTTGATGAAGCGATTTTTAAAGGTATTTGTGCCACACGCCAATTAGCAAAACGCCAAATGACTTGGCTTCGGAGCTGGCAAGGTGAACTCACCTGGCTAGATAGCCTAGATCCGATCAGCTCTAAAGCAAAAATGGTCGAAAAGATCGATGATTATTTAAAGAATTGTGATAATATTTAAACGCCTCAGCACTTATTACGATATTTGCTGTCCTAGTATTCATCACACAACTATAAAAAAGGAAAGAAAAATGGCAAAAGGTCAATCTTTACAAGATCCATATTTGAATGCACTTCGCCGTGAGCGTATTCCTGTTTCAATTTATTTAGTTAACGGTATTAAATTACAGGGTCAGATTGAGTCGTTCGACCAATTCGTCATTTTACTAAAAAACACGGTCAGCCAAATGGTATATAAACACGCGATTTCAACCGTTGTACCTGCTCGAGCGTTATCGCACAGCAGTAATAACCCCCATCATCAACACGCTCAAGCTGCAACAGAAGCAGCTGAACAAACGGAATAATCAACATTACTAATCAAAAAATGTTAAACGAATCATCGCCAAACTCAGAAGAAAATTCTGCGTTTGGCTTTGCTTTATCTGAAGCAAGCCAAATTTCAGAAATAAGTGAAACAACAAAAGACAAAGCAATCCTAGTCCATCTCTATCTCGGTCAGCATAAAGACACAGAAAACCTACTTGAATTTCAAACATTGGTAGAATCTGCTGGCGTGGAAATACTAGCAACGCTGACTACAACTCGCCCAAACCCTCATATCAAGTATTATGTTGGGCAAGGAAAAGCAGAAGAAATTGCAGAAACGGTGGAACAACTTGGAGCTTCTGTTGTGCTGGTTAATCATCAACTTAGCCCTGCTCAAACACGTAATTTACAATCATTATGTGGCTGTCGTGTAGTAGATAGAACAGGTTTAATCCTTGATATATTTGCCCAACGAGCCCGATCCCATGAAGGCAAATTACAGGTAGAACTCGCACAACTTCGTCATTTATCTACTCGCTTAGTTCGCCGTGTAACTCACCAAGATCAACAAAAAGGCGGTTCTGTCGGCTTACGAGGCCCAGGTGAAACACAGCTCGAAACCGATCGCCGTTTGATCAAAGTACGTATCCAACAGCTTTTAAATCGTTTAGAAAAAGTAAACAAGCAACGAGAGCAAAACCGAAAAACACGCCAAAAAGCGGATATTCCAACAGTATCTCTTGTTGGCTATACCAATGCAGGAAAATCTACTCTATTTAACACTATTACCCAAGCTGGCGTTTATGCGGCTGATCAACTTTTCGCCACACTCGATCCAACTCTACGTCGTATTCAAATACAAGATGTCGGAACAACTATTCTTGCTGATACAGTTGGTTTTATCCGTTTTCTGCCGCATGATTTAGTATCAGCTTTCAAATCCACTCTACAAGAAACAACAGAAGCTACTTTACTTTTACACATTATTGACGGTTCAGACGATCGCAAAAATGAAAATATTGATGCAGTAAATCAAGTACTTGATGAAATTGAAGCATTGGAGATCCCAACACTTCTGGTCTTTAATAAGATAGATAAGTTAGCAGGCGTTGAGCCACATATCGAACGTAATGATGACGGTACAGCAACTGCAGTCTATTTGTCTGCCCAAGAAAATAGTGGCATTGAGCTATTATTTCAAGCTATACAGGAGAGACTGAGAAGTAATTTAGTTCATGAAACGCTACTACTACCTGTTACAGCAGGTGCAATTTATGCTCAACTTAAAGCTGAAGATTGCATTAAAGCAGAACATTTTAATGATTTTGGCGAACGCATCATCTCTATCCAAGTCAATGAAATACAATGGAATAAGTGGCTAAAGCAGTTCCCCGCACTTTTAGAATATGTGGAATTAGCAAAATGGGAAAAGCCACAAGCTAAGATACTCTAAGAGAAAATCCTTTTTTAAAGATGATGAATCCTAAAATTTATAGCTCTGCACCATTGACAAATGGTGCAGGTTTTTTATGAATAACTACAATACAAGCGGTCAAAAATGAGCAATTTTCTACCAAACAAGCCTCACCCTCATTTCGTTATTTGTATCGCCGAATGTGTAGCGTAAAATCAAAAGGACTGAACTCTGTATAATACAAAGCACAGTCCTTGAATAAAACAGCCTAACTTTTTAGAGCAGATAGATAAGCGTTTTTTATTAATCTATACTAAATAGTTGCTAACGCATCCCTTGCTTTGAGAATTGGTCTAAAAATGTAGTCGATAATTCTCATATGACCAGCTTCTAATTCAGCTTCTACTAGCATACCAGTTCGAATATCCAAGCCCTTTTTCTGCCATTGTTTTAATGAGTCAGGCGAGATTTCTAAAGAAACTACATAGCTAGGAGGAGCATTTCTCTCCTCTTTATTAGGCACGGTATCTGCACCAATTTTAACAACCTTACCTAGCATAGTGCCATAAATACTATAATCATAAGCAGTTAATTTAAGAGAGGCTCTCATACCAGGCACTACATAACCAATATCTTTTGGTGTTACACGAGCTTCCACTAGCAAATTACCATTATTTGGAACAATCTCTAAAATAGTTTGTCCAGGGTTAACTACAGAACCTATCGTATTGAAGTGAATAAGATTTACTGTTCCACTAGAAGGCGAAACAATTGTTGCTCTATCTATCTGATCTTGAACGGTCTTAATACTCTCATTAGCTAAGGCTAATTGGGATACAGCTTCTGATAGCTCCTGTGCCCTCTTTTTATGGGTATCGGAAAAATAATTTTCTTGCTCCGCCCTAATATTATTAAGTGCTTGTTGTAAAGCAATAATATCTCGCTTAGGCACTGCACCACTATTTTCAAATCGAGTAAGATTAGTTAGTTCTTTCTGTTTTAAAGAAATTTGAGATTCATAATTTCTCTCTCTTGTCAAATACTCCTCCACTTTTCTTGATAACAGGCTCTTTTCTGCTTCAACAAGATCAGGGTATGTATCCTGATAACCTTTTGGAATATCAAAAATTATTGCATTTTCAGATTCTGCTTGTAATCTCAATTTTCTTAATGTAAAAGTAGCAATTTTTTTCTCAATTTCTTCTAATTGGGCCTGATATCTTGTGGTATCAAGTTCAGCCAAAACTTGCCCTGCTTCTATATTATCGCCTTCACTCACATTAAGCTGAGTTAAAATCCCACCTTCTAAGTTTTGCACAATTTGAGTTCTCTCGTGAGATACAACTTTACCATTAGCTCTCACAACCCGACTAAATTGGGTTAAATACGACCACACGAGCAAAGCACTTAATAAGCACACAATTATCCAAAGCAATTTATTGCTTTTTT is a genomic window containing:
- a CDS encoding type II toxin-antitoxin system RelB/DinJ family antitoxin; translation: MANSALVSVRISPEIKEQASEVLAGIGLTVSDVMRMTLAKIATEKRFQFDYQPNVETAEVLKAVRNGDEKLNPAKNIADLMEQLNARD
- the miaA gene encoding tRNA (adenosine(37)-N6)-dimethylallyltransferase MiaA, with the protein product MTQKPLALFLMGPTASGKTDLAIALRQELPVEVISVDSALIYKGMDIGTAKPNKAELALAPHRLIDILDPAESYSAMNFHSDALHEMAEITAQGKIPLLVGGTMLYYKALLEGLSPLPSADPNIRAEIEASAEQHGWAVLHQELVKIDPVAGARINPNDSQRINRALEVFYITGKTMTELTAKQGEALPYHILQFAIAPKERAVLHQRIEQRFHKMIDLGFEEEVKRLFLRQDLHINLPSIRCVGYRQIWEYLQGDISLDEAIFKGICATRQLAKRQMTWLRSWQGELTWLDSLDPISSKAKMVEKIDDYLKNCDNI
- the proA gene encoding glutamate-5-semialdehyde dehydrogenase, with protein sequence MQMIELAQQAKQASFDLAQFGHGQKNKALLTIADSLEQRATEILYANAKDIEFAQSQGISLAIIDRLLLNEERLKGIANDVRNVAKLADPVGQIMDGGVLNSGLKIERQRVPLGVILTIYEARPNVTIDVASLCLKTGNAVILRGGKETKFTNSVLVDVVQEALEKSGLPKLAVQAVTDPDRSLLLALLKLDRYIDMVIPRGGAGLHQFCKENATIPVIVGGIGVCHLFVEKTADQEKSLEVIVNAKTQRPSTCNTLETLLVEKAIAVEFLPKLVARMQALGVTIHSNDLQKIEGIEPLDQKKLSQEWLSLDLNVVVVNDLQQAIEHIRHYGSQHSEGILTSNYQVARQFVQQVDAAAVYINSSTRFTDGGEFGLGAEVAVSTQKLHARGPMGLEALTTYKWVCESDYLVRG
- the hflX gene encoding ribosome rescue GTPase HflX; protein product: MLNESSPNSEENSAFGFALSEASQISEISETTKDKAILVHLYLGQHKDTENLLEFQTLVESAGVEILATLTTTRPNPHIKYYVGQGKAEEIAETVEQLGASVVLVNHQLSPAQTRNLQSLCGCRVVDRTGLILDIFAQRARSHEGKLQVELAQLRHLSTRLVRRVTHQDQQKGGSVGLRGPGETQLETDRRLIKVRIQQLLNRLEKVNKQREQNRKTRQKADIPTVSLVGYTNAGKSTLFNTITQAGVYAADQLFATLDPTLRRIQIQDVGTTILADTVGFIRFLPHDLVSAFKSTLQETTEATLLLHIIDGSDDRKNENIDAVNQVLDEIEALEIPTLLVFNKIDKLAGVEPHIERNDDGTATAVYLSAQENSGIELLFQAIQERLRSNLVHETLLLPVTAGAIYAQLKAEDCIKAEHFNDFGERIISIQVNEIQWNKWLKQFPALLEYVELAKWEKPQAKIL
- a CDS encoding HlyD family efflux transporter periplasmic adaptor subunit — protein: MRDLTKEIKPPKKSNKLLWIIVCLLSALLVWSYLTQFSRVVRANGKVVSHERTQIVQNLEGGILTQLNVSEGDNIEAGQVLAELDTTRYQAQLEEIEKKIATFTLRKLRLQAESENAIIFDIPKGYQDTYPDLVEAEKSLLSRKVEEYLTRERNYESQISLKQKELTNLTRFENSGAVPKRDIIALQQALNNIRAEQENYFSDTHKKRAQELSEAVSQLALANESIKTVQDQIDRATIVSPSSGTVNLIHFNTIGSVVNPGQTILEIVPNNGNLLVEARVTPKDIGYVVPGMRASLKLTAYDYSIYGTMLGKVVKIGADTVPNKEERNAPPSYVVSLEISPDSLKQWQKKGLDIRTGMLVEAELEAGHMRIIDYIFRPILKARDALATI
- a CDS encoding type II toxin-antitoxin system YafQ family toxin; its protein translation is MREIEYSNAFKRDYKKCTVDTLSSSLIEALYFLINDKPLPEKYCDHALTGEWKGFRDCHIQPDLVLIYRKIDDKLELLRIGSHSNLFG
- the hfq gene encoding RNA chaperone Hfq, whose product is MAKGQSLQDPYLNALRRERIPVSIYLVNGIKLQGQIESFDQFVILLKNTVSQMVYKHAISTVVPARALSHSSNNPHHQHAQAATEAAEQTE
- the mutL gene encoding DNA mismatch repair endonuclease MutL — protein: MTNNSPKQLIHILPPQLANQIAAGEVVERPASVVKELVENSLDAGANNIQIDIEKGGSQLIRIRDNGCGISKQDLPLALARHATSKISSLEDLEAILSLGFRGEALASISSVSRLTLTSRTTEQNEAWQAYTQGREMIVEIQPTSHPIGTTIEVANLFFNTPARRKFLRTDKTEFAHIDEVIRRIALAKPNISFTLSHNGKIVRQYRKIIDNSVEQKQKRVVAICGEKFIQNANYIDWQHGDLHLHGWVGSPMLASPQNDLCYSYVNGRMMRDKTINHAIRQAYGENITTGNYPAFVIFLDLDPTMVDVNVHPAKHEVRFHQGRLVHDFILQGVSNSLQQTHPSLELRNELNEPMPAYAKDTNRQAAGQNVFTQPKEPIQAIEFSQKNVNHSTHSSFTPKFERSSSSQSAQKWYNELVGGSDIRTKKVEKTAVKLPTFEPNIKINPEPAPILQKTEQITPLASHHAQALAIVKNQAILMKEGEDFYLIPLHQLAKLKFAHQLGTRQTQALLIPLTLTLNDKQTELWQHYKESIAEFGFAITEKHWQEQTRLTILSVPQALREQNLQQLLLSLFNQPQAVKLTEFFAKHCEIPTACTLSDAIALLSDIELYPNGKKEIEEIRKEVDFSKYL